A genome region from Rhodopseudomonas boonkerdii includes the following:
- a CDS encoding LysR substrate-binding domain-containing protein: MTRANTANPSSAHAHAAAPTCSSNNPPKRPPHATAVFHTVTNIACARSVASPAYFAKAGIPETPGELVAHACLMYRFPTTGKLDRWPLFMDGVSVLMELAKSVVTNTLAPQSRLAESGLGLACVPDIAVASQIKAGGLISVLAPYLLDRTKISIMWPTSRHLSPKLSAFVEYAACELLPCHDGSE, encoded by the coding sequence ATGACAAGGGCCAACACCGCAAATCCCAGCAGCGCCCATGCGCATGCAGCCGCGCCCACATGCTCAAGCAACAACCCACCCAAAAGGCCGCCACATGCGACCGCCGTATTCCATACTGTCACGAATATCGCTTGCGCGAGATCGGTCGCATCGCCGGCCTATTTTGCGAAAGCGGGAATCCCCGAAACACCCGGCGAACTCGTTGCACATGCTTGCTTGATGTATCGCTTCCCCACCACGGGCAAGCTCGATCGCTGGCCTTTGTTTATGGACGGCGTGTCCGTTCTCATGGAACTAGCCAAGAGCGTCGTTACCAACACGCTTGCGCCACAGAGCCGTCTCGCCGAAAGCGGCCTCGGTCTCGCCTGCGTGCCAGACATTGCAGTGGCGTCGCAGATCAAAGCCGGCGGCCTGATCAGCGTGCTCGCACCGTATCTGCTGGATCGAACCAAGATCAGCATCATGTGGCCGACGAGCCGGCATCTTTCGCCGAAACTAAGTGCTTTCGTCGAGTACGCCGCTTGCGAGCTTCTCCCTTGCCATGATGGATCGGAGTGA
- a CDS encoding NUDIX hydrolase, with amino-acid sequence MTQSPIPAVISIVIRGTFVLLVQRANPPDAGYWGFPGGKIEFGESIAQAAIRELHEETGIHASAGPIVTTIDAFDRGGRDIRAHHILIAVLCDWISGEPNARDDARDALWFELSELAGSELPMSHSVVDVAIQAAALTQATRRDSHLI; translated from the coding sequence ATGACGCAGAGCCCCATCCCCGCGGTGATTTCAATCGTGATCCGCGGGACTTTCGTTCTTCTTGTGCAGAGAGCGAACCCTCCCGACGCCGGCTATTGGGGCTTTCCGGGCGGAAAGATCGAGTTTGGCGAGAGCATCGCGCAAGCTGCGATCCGGGAGCTCCATGAAGAGACCGGCATTCATGCCAGCGCCGGGCCGATCGTCACCACGATCGACGCATTCGATCGCGGAGGGCGCGACATCCGCGCGCATCATATCTTGATTGCGGTCCTCTGCGACTGGATCTCGGGAGAACCGAACGCGCGAGATGACGCGCGCGATGCGCTATGGTTTGAGCTCAGCGAACTCGCCGGATCTGAACTTCCGATGAGCCATTCCGTCGTAGATGTCGCGATCCAAGCGGCAGCGCTGACCCAGGCGACGAGGCGAGACTCTCACCTCATCTGA
- a CDS encoding NAD(P)-dependent oxidoreductase produces MAINLCVSGVPLLVWNRTISKCESLEAGGAMTARTLEDVFVRSDIIFLMLSDHRAIDDVLSRDNVDFARRVRGKVIVNTSTVLPSYSAALEESVRDAGGSYIEAPVSGSRKPAEAGQLVAMLSGDAGQIERIRHLFRPMCRETFNCGEVPGALKMKLAVNLFLITMVTGLAEATHFARQLGLDLEKFISIVDAGPMASDVSRVKIRKLANEDFARQAGITDVLKNNWLVATTAREAGIASPLLDMCYDLYRETESSGFSELDMVAVVKAIARRDQMR; encoded by the coding sequence ATGGCGATCAATCTCTGTGTTTCCGGGGTGCCGCTCCTAGTCTGGAATCGCACGATCTCGAAATGCGAAAGTCTGGAAGCTGGCGGCGCCATGACTGCGCGTACGCTCGAAGACGTCTTTGTACGATCGGATATCATCTTCCTGATGTTGTCGGATCATCGGGCTATTGATGACGTTCTGTCTCGCGATAACGTGGATTTTGCGCGTCGCGTGCGTGGCAAAGTGATCGTCAACACGTCAACTGTTTTGCCGAGCTATTCTGCGGCCCTGGAGGAAAGTGTCCGGGACGCTGGCGGCTCCTATATCGAAGCTCCGGTGTCGGGATCGCGAAAACCTGCCGAGGCCGGTCAATTGGTGGCGATGCTCTCGGGAGATGCAGGCCAGATTGAACGGATCCGCCACCTTTTTCGTCCGATGTGCCGGGAGACATTCAACTGCGGCGAAGTACCCGGTGCTTTGAAAATGAAGTTGGCCGTCAACCTCTTCCTGATCACGATGGTCACCGGGCTGGCCGAAGCGACGCATTTTGCGCGGCAGCTTGGCCTGGATCTGGAAAAATTCATCTCGATCGTCGATGCCGGCCCGATGGCCAGCGACGTATCTCGGGTCAAGATCAGGAAACTCGCGAACGAGGACTTTGCACGGCAGGCTGGCATTACTGATGTGCTAAAAAACAACTGGCTGGTCGCGACCACCGCACGGGAAGCCGGGATCGCTTCGCCATTGCTGGATATGTGCTATGACCTCTATCGTGAGACCGAGAGTTCGGGTTTTAGTGAGCTCGATATGGTTGCGGTCGTCAAAGCGATTGCGCGTCGAGATCAGATGAGGTGA
- a CDS encoding alpha/beta fold hydrolase, translated as MTSVDFYAAMLPRIVTPQSHHSLELRNRRSLELKMAIVFVPGFMLDSEMWSELEPELAAYGPAHHVDLRRGTSLEDMADLALEQLPDRFILVGFSLGGYVARQIARRVPDKLSALILIATSARADTPEQIQRKQFALQLHDSAFKGLSPTAIAPSLHPKRRLDNALIDRIRQMGIRLGADTFRRQSALARTGDLDQLAAVRCPTLVVAARNDDLRSEVEASELAHGIHDATLMVIENSGHMIPLEQPALLAKTITNWLRHRGIDLPSSKID; from the coding sequence ATGACAAGCGTCGATTTCTATGCGGCAATGTTACCGCGCATCGTCACACCGCAATCACACCATTCTCTTGAGTTAAGAAATCGCCGGTCCTTGGAATTGAAAATGGCAATCGTGTTCGTCCCCGGTTTCATGCTGGATAGCGAGATGTGGTCGGAGTTAGAGCCGGAGCTCGCTGCTTACGGCCCCGCTCATCATGTCGATCTGCGCCGCGGCACCAGTCTCGAAGACATGGCGGATCTAGCGCTGGAACAGCTTCCGGACCGCTTCATTCTGGTCGGCTTCTCGCTCGGCGGATATGTCGCCCGGCAGATCGCAAGGCGCGTCCCCGACAAGCTTTCTGCGCTCATTCTGATCGCGACATCTGCAAGAGCCGATACGCCCGAGCAAATACAGCGAAAGCAATTCGCGCTCCAATTGCATGACTCAGCTTTCAAAGGCCTCAGCCCAACGGCGATCGCGCCATCATTGCATCCAAAGCGCAGATTGGACAATGCGTTGATTGATCGCATTCGGCAGATGGGCATTCGACTCGGTGCCGATACGTTTCGGCGGCAGTCGGCGCTGGCCCGTACGGGCGATCTCGATCAGCTCGCTGCAGTCCGCTGCCCGACACTCGTGGTCGCCGCCCGGAATGACGATCTCCGCTCCGAGGTGGAGGCCAGCGAGCTTGCTCACGGCATCCACGATGCGACTTTGATGGTGATCGAAAACTCCGGCCATATGATTCCGCTGGAACAGCCCGCTTTGCTGGCGAAGACGATAACCAACTGGCTCCGGCATCGCGGAATCGACTTACCATCAAGCAAAATAGACTAA
- a CDS encoding LysR family transcriptional regulator, which yields MAKNIDIGLLRAFVTVADCHSMTSAARSLNLSQGAVSQQVARLEAICRHPLFIRDRRGMKVTPFGDRLFDRACKILAIHDEIWSDIDDGAIAGTVRLGVPFDLAGAYLAPILTKFTREFPQVDVSLVCNSSPILRQLIRDNDLELAIVEEPIGSFDGERLAIQPLVWAGARAGKAYLKSPLPISMVTETCGFRAPVLDAMRRSGRQWRTVFEGGSLDATVAMGRSDLAVTIWLASAVPTDLDVIPSEAGLPALPSFAINLYRTHATQSPAAIELARYIQRETL from the coding sequence ATGGCAAAGAATATTGATATCGGCCTATTGCGGGCATTCGTGACGGTCGCTGATTGCCACAGCATGACAAGTGCTGCGCGTTCACTGAACCTGTCGCAAGGCGCCGTCAGTCAGCAGGTCGCGAGGCTCGAAGCGATCTGCCGTCACCCGCTATTTATCCGCGATCGCCGCGGTATGAAGGTCACGCCGTTCGGCGACCGGCTTTTCGATAGGGCATGCAAGATCCTCGCTATTCACGATGAAATCTGGTCGGATATCGATGATGGTGCAATCGCGGGCACCGTACGACTCGGTGTCCCGTTCGATCTTGCCGGCGCCTATCTTGCGCCCATCCTGACGAAATTCACGCGGGAATTTCCGCAGGTCGATGTATCCTTGGTCTGCAACTCCTCGCCGATCCTTCGGCAGCTGATCAGAGACAATGATCTGGAGCTGGCAATTGTCGAAGAGCCGATTGGCTCGTTCGACGGGGAGCGGCTGGCCATACAGCCGTTGGTATGGGCCGGAGCCAGGGCAGGCAAGGCCTATCTCAAGTCGCCATTGCCGATCTCCATGGTGACAGAAACATGCGGGTTTCGGGCACCGGTTCTCGATGCGATGCGCCGATCGGGCCGCCAATGGCGGACCGTGTTCGAAGGTGGGAGTTTGGATGCGACGGTCGCGATGGGGCGGAGCGATCTCGCCGTCACGATCTGGCTGGCGTCGGCGGTGCCGACCGATCTCGACGTTATTCCGTCGGAAGCCGGGCTGCCCGCTTTGCCTTCATTTGCCATCAATCTCTATCGTACCCATGCCACTCAGAGTCCTGCGGCCATCGAATTAGCCCGCTACATTCAACGTGAGACGCTTTAG
- the maiA gene encoding maleylacetoacetate isomerase has protein sequence MTIQLYDFWRSNAAFRVRVALALKGIPYESIEIDLLAGRQFDATYSEVNPEHVVPTLVYNGDRLSQSLAIIEYLDTIQPEPRLIPTDARERAYAQSLALVSIADSHPLSAPRVRKQLGSMFNANAATVEAWCRHWVIEGLDAYERLLARRPAAPFALGLVPTIADICIAGQIVLAELYDAKLTPFPNIIALGERCFDLAAFAEAHPYRQRGYVGH, from the coding sequence ATGACGATCCAACTATACGATTTCTGGCGCTCCAATGCCGCTTTTCGTGTGCGCGTTGCCCTCGCCCTCAAAGGCATTCCGTATGAGTCCATCGAGATTGACCTGCTGGCCGGCCGCCAGTTCGATGCCACTTATTCTGAAGTCAACCCAGAACACGTGGTACCGACACTCGTTTACAACGGAGATCGGCTCTCCCAGTCACTGGCGATCATCGAATATCTTGATACTATCCAGCCCGAACCACGACTGATACCCACCGACGCCAGGGAGCGAGCCTACGCTCAATCGCTTGCGCTCGTGTCAATCGCCGATTCGCATCCATTGTCGGCACCACGCGTTCGTAAACAGCTCGGATCGATGTTCAACGCAAATGCGGCAACTGTCGAAGCCTGGTGCAGGCATTGGGTCATCGAGGGGCTCGACGCTTATGAGAGGCTATTGGCGAGACGTCCAGCGGCACCGTTCGCGTTAGGCTTGGTCCCCACCATCGCTGATATTTGTATTGCCGGACAAATTGTGCTGGCCGAGCTCTATGATGCCAAACTCACGCCATTCCCGAATATCATTGCTCTGGGCGAACGATGCTTTGACCTGGCTGCTTTTGCCGAGGCTCATCCGTATCGCCAGCGAGGCTATGTAGGACACTGA